A DNA window from Sulfitobacter noctilucicola contains the following coding sequences:
- the rpoH gene encoding RNA polymerase sigma factor RpoH, producing MANYANLPAPTPEGGLNRYMQEIRKFPLLEPEEEYMLAKAWVEQEDTEAAHKMVTSHLRLAAKIAMGYRGYGLPQAEVISEANVGLMQAVKRFDPEKGFRLATYAMWWIRASIQEYILRSWSLVKLGTTSGQKKLFFNLRKAKNKIGALEEGDLRPENVATIATQLGVTEAEVISMNRRMSGGDASLNAQVGSEGEGTMQWQDWLEDEDADQAGDYAERDELETRREMLAEAMDVLNDREKDILTQRRLSDETITLEDLSGQYDVSRERIRQIEVRAFEKLQKRMRDLAKEKGMMATA from the coding sequence ATGGCAAATTATGCAAATCTGCCGGCCCCAACACCAGAAGGTGGTTTGAACCGCTATATGCAGGAAATTCGTAAATTTCCGCTGCTGGAACCGGAAGAGGAATACATGCTCGCCAAAGCCTGGGTCGAGCAGGAAGACACTGAAGCCGCGCACAAAATGGTGACATCCCACCTGCGATTGGCGGCAAAGATCGCTATGGGATATCGCGGCTATGGTTTGCCGCAGGCCGAAGTCATTTCAGAAGCAAATGTAGGCCTGATGCAGGCGGTCAAACGCTTCGATCCCGAAAAAGGCTTCCGGCTTGCGACCTATGCGATGTGGTGGATCCGTGCATCCATTCAGGAATATATCCTGCGTTCTTGGTCCTTGGTAAAGCTGGGTACGACCTCCGGTCAGAAAAAGCTGTTCTTCAACTTGCGGAAAGCCAAAAACAAGATCGGTGCACTTGAAGAGGGCGACTTGCGTCCTGAGAACGTTGCAACCATTGCGACGCAACTTGGGGTGACCGAGGCTGAAGTCATCTCTATGAACCGGCGTATGTCGGGCGGTGATGCGTCCCTGAATGCACAGGTCGGCTCCGAAGGCGAGGGGACCATGCAATGGCAGGACTGGCTTGAGGATGAAGATGCCGATCAAGCTGGTGACTACGCCGAACGTGATGAGCTAGAAACCCGCCGCGAAATGCTTGCTGAGGCGATGGATGTGCTTAACGATCGTGAGAAGGACATCCTGACACAGCGCCGCCTGTCGGATGAAACGATCACGCTTGAAGACCTTTCAGGTCAGTATGATGTGAGCCGCGAGCGTATTCGCCAGATCGAAGTTCGCGCTTTTGAAAAGCTACAAAAGCGGATGCGTGATCTGGCCAAGGAAAAGGGGATGATGGCAACAGCCTGA
- a CDS encoding DksA/TraR family C4-type zinc finger protein: MAGGWAKDGAVSEQIEASINDELARLKARKAPVGESRTHCAECEEPIPQARREALPGVKLCIDCVNERDAQFKARGGINRRGSKDSQLK; the protein is encoded by the coding sequence ATGGCTGGTGGATGGGCAAAAGACGGCGCGGTCAGCGAGCAGATCGAAGCCTCGATCAATGACGAACTGGCGCGTCTGAAGGCGCGAAAGGCACCGGTAGGGGAAAGCCGCACCCATTGTGCAGAATGCGAGGAACCTATCCCGCAGGCCCGGCGTGAGGCGCTGCCGGGAGTGAAGTTGTGTATTGATTGTGTGAACGAGCGTGACGCTCAGTTCAAAGCCCGCGGCGGCATTAACCGGCGTGGATCAAAGGACAGTCAGTTGAAGTAG